CGAGTGATGGGGCCGAGGGTGACCGGCCGGGCCGACCGGCCCGGCTTCAACACCCACTCCATCGAACACACCCTGCGCGCGGTCAAGAAGCACGCCGAGCCGGTCACTCCGGCAGCGCGGCCCGCCCGGCGAACCACTCCCTGACCTCGGCCTTCATCAGCGACTGCAGCACCAGGGCGCCGAGCACGAGCGACAGGATGCCGGTCGGCACGGCGCCCTGGGCCAGGGTCATCAGCAGGCCGAGCGCGCCGCTGGCCACGGTGATCCATTCGAAGACCAGCGCGGTGGTGCGCACCCACGGCAGCCGTTCGTGCAGTTTGACCGCGCAGACCAGCAGCGGCAGGGCGAACAGGATGGACGCCAGGCCCAGCAGCAGCGGCGCGGTCAGGTCGTCCCCGGCGTCGAGCGAGACCACCATCGCCACGATGATCAACCCGCCGATGATGCTGAGCAAGGACTGGACGTACAACACGACGCGAGTCTGGCGCAGCACCTTGGGCAGGCGCTTCGGCGGCTGGACGGTCATCGGCTGGCTCCGCTTCGTCGGGGGATCGGCCCACGATTCTTAGCAGGTTTTCGCCGGGAAACCCGTCCGGTGACAGGAAAGTGACTTTTACGCGCTGAGCAGCTGGTGGAAGAAGGAGCGATACTGGCGCAGGGCCTGCCGCAGATCCTCGGTGGCGACTTCGCCACCGCGGCTCCACTGGCCCTCCAGCTCGCTCTTGTGCGCGGCGAAGGTGGCGGCCAGCGACTGGATCACCTTGGCCACCAGCTCGTCGGCTTCGCGGACCGCGCGCTGCGGGTCGTCGACGAAGGCGATCTGGATGGTCTGCCAGTCGTCGCGGTACCGAGCCACCTCGTCAGCGCCGAACAGCGGCTGGCTTCGCTCTTCCCCGGACGTTGTCTTGGCCGCTGCGGTTTCGGGCCCTGCGGGTTCGGGCGCGGTGGATCCGGCCGCTGCGGTTTCGGAGGCCGTGGATCCGGTCGCTGTGGATCCGGGGGCCGTGGACCCGGGCGCTGCGGTGGATCCGGGGGCCGTGGCTTCGGAGGCGGTGGTTTCGGGCACCGGCGCCAAAGTGCCCGCCGAGCCCGCGGTTTCCGCCTTGCCGGTCGGGCCGGTGGTTCCCGCCGTGCCAGTCGAGGCCGTGCCGGTCGAGCCTGTGGTGCCCGCGGTTTCCGCCTTGCCGGTCGTGTCCGCGGTGTCCGCCGGGCCGGTGGTGTCTCCGGTGCCCACCCAGCCGGTGGTGCCGGCGGTGTCGGTTGTGCCCGCGGCCGTGGTGTCGGTGTTCGTCTGGCTTGCTCTGTCCATATCAGACTTTCGAGTCTTGCTTGAGTCGTCGGGCAACAGGTCCTTGGTGCTCAGCTTCTCCTTGCGGTCCGTCATTTTCCTACCTGCCGTTCCGTGCGTCGTGGCGTTCGCGGGTAGTGGTTTCGTCGCTGTCGTCCGTCTCCGCGTCGTCGCCGAGCAGGTCCTCGAAAACGGTGCGGTAGCGGACCATCGCGTCCCGCAGGTCCTCTGTGGACTGCTGCTCGTGGTCGTGGCCGACCATGGTCTCGTGCGCGCGCCGGTAGTGGTCCAGCGTCTTCGAGTGACGTACCGACAGATCGGCGAGCTGCTGGTCGTACCCCTCCGTGGGGTAACCGCGCTCGGCCATCAGCTCGGTGAGCAGCCGGTCGGCCTCGGCCACCGCGGGCGACGGGCGATCGACGAACTTCGCCTGGATCTGCGCCCATTCCCGCGTGTAACGTTCCTTGGCCTCCGGCGAAAGCGGCCGGATGTCGAGTTCGTGGTGCCGTTTCTCCCGTGCGGCCAGTTCACGCTGCGCCGCGCGCGGACTGTCGTGGTCGGCGACCGCCCGCTCGTACTCGGGACCGAACCGCCGTTGCAGACGCTTCCGCTGCAGTTCCTGCATGACCAGCCAGGCCACCGCGCCCGCGATCACGACCGCGGCGATGACGATCAGCACAACCACCCATGTGGGCATCGAATTCTCCTAGCCTCTGGTGAGCTGGACCCCCGCGGCAAAGGAATGCCCCCATTTCGAAATTAGGAAACCCTTGCGGCACAACAGGTTCTGGATCTTGGGCCAACTGGCGGCACCGGTGGGGCCGGATGCCGTGGCTTTCGGCGGCCTGTCGGTGTTCAACGAACCCCTTGCCCAAGAGTTCGGATTGTGCATACTTGTGCGCATGCCGAACGAGCGAGGAGGCTCGATGTCCACTGAGACGTCATCCACCGAGACGTCCGCCGGGGCAGCAGCCCGGCACCGCGGGTGGGTGGTCCCGCTGGCCTGGACCGCCGTGCTGCTCGACGGGTTCGACCTGGTGGTGCTCGGCACCGTGCTGCCCGTACTCCTGCGCGACCACGTCTGGGACATCACGCCCGCCTCGGCGGCGGCGGTCTCCACCGCGGGCCTGGTCGGCATGACGCTCGGCGCGCTGGCGATCGGCACCGTCACCGACGTGATCGGCCGTCGCAAGGCGCTGATCTTCGCGGTCAGCCTGTTCTCCGCGTGCACGCTGCTGTGCGCGCTCGCGCCGTCGATGTGGGTGTTCGGGCTGTTGCGCTTCGTCGCCGGGCTGGGCCTCGGCGGCTGCCTGCCCACGGCGATCGCGCTGGTCACCGAGCACGCCAGGCAGGGCCGCGCGGGCAGCGCCACCACCACCCTGATGACCGGCTACCACGTGGGCGCGATGCTCACCGCACTGCTGGGCATCTGGCTGATCCCGCTGCTGGGCTGGCGGTCGATGTTCGTGGCGGGCGCGCTGCCCGCACTGGCGCTGGTGCCGCTGATGGTCCGGTTCCTGCCGGAGTCGGCCGCCTTCGAGCGCGCGCGGCCCGGCGAGACGGTCGCCGGGCTCTTCCGCGGCGGCGTCCTCCGGGCCACGCTGGCGTTCTGGGCGACCTCGTTCATGGGACTGCTGCTGGTGTACGGGCTGAACACCTGGCTGCCGGAGATCATGCGGCAGGCCGGGTACCCGCTCGGCGCCGCGCTCGGGCTGCTGCTGACGCTGAACCTCGGGGGAGTGGTGGGCCTGGTCGTGGCCGGGCGGGTCGCCGACCGCATGGGCGTGCGCGGCTCGGCCATCGGCTGGTTCGCCGGGGCGGCGGTGTTCCTCGCGCTGCTGAGCGTGAAGCTGCCCGGCCCAGTCCTGTACGTGGCGGTGTTCCTGACCGGTGGCTTTGTCTTCAGCGCGCAGGTCCTGGTCTACGCCTACGTCGGACGCACCTACGGCGACGCCTTCCGCGCCACCGGACTCGGCTGGGCAGCGGGGATCGGGCGCCTCGGTGCCATCTCGGGCCCGCTGGTCGGCGGGGCGCTGCTGAGTGCCGGAATCGCATACCCGTGGGGCTTCTACGCCTTCGCCGCGGTCGGCCTGCTCGGCGCCGTGGCCATTTCGGCCGCCTCGACCAGCCGGGCCTCGCAGTCCGTTCCCTGATCAGGAGGCCGGATAGGGATCACCGCGGAGCTGGGTGGCGAGGTGGACGGCGTTCCGGGCGAGAGTGGCGTTGGTGGAGGCGACCGCCTTCGGAGTCTCCTTCAGGTCGTTGTAGTCACCGGGCGTCATCGCCTCGCCGTTCCAGTAGGTGCCGCCCTGGGCGGGCACGGTGAAGCCGGTGTCGTTGAGGGCCTGGAACAGATCGGCGGTGATCTTGTGCGCGCCGTCCTCGTTGCCGACCACGGCGGTCACCGCGACCTTGCCGAACATCAGCGGACGGCCCTGGTCGTCCGTTTCGGACAGTTCGGCGTCCAGGCGTTCCAGCACCCGCTGCGCCACGCTCGACATGTGCCCCACCCAGGTGGGCGTCGCCAGCACCAGGATGTCCGCGGCGAGCACCTTGGCGCGAAGGGACGGCCATTCGTCGCCGTCGCCCATGTCCTTCTCCACGCCCGGCCGGACGTTGTGGTCGACCACCCGGACCGACTCGCCTTCGACCCCGTGCCCACGCAGCTCGTCGAGCACCTGCGTGGCGATCAGCTCGGTGCTCGACGACGCCGGTGACGGCTTGAGGCTGCAGGTCAGTGCCAATGCGCGTAGTGCGGTCATACGAGCCGGTTACCCGCCACGTCACCGGGTAACCAGCCGATATGACCAAGGAGCACAACCAGCCACCGCAAGGACAACGACCACCGGGCAGCACCGGCGACATGCGGCCGGAGCCGCGGGACGAAATGGCGGACTACCAGGGGCGCGAGCTGCTGGCCGGTCGTCGCGCGCTGATCACCGGCGGTGACTCCGGCATCGGCCGCGCGGTCGCGGTGGCCTTCGCGAAGGAGGGCGCCGACGTCGCGATCGCCTATCTGGAAGAGGACGAGGACGCGAAGCACACCGCGGAACTGGTACGCGCACAGGGACGTCGCTGCGAGCTGTTCCCCGGCGACCTCGCCGAGGCCGCGCACTGCGCGCGGGTGGTGGAGCGGACCGTGGAAGCCCTGGGCGGACTGGACATCCTGGTGAACAACGTGGCCACCCAGTGGCCGGTCGGGTCCCCGGAGGAGTTGACCGAAGAGCAGTGGATGCGCACCTTCGACGTGAACATCCACAGTTACTTCCGGGT
The genomic region above belongs to Amycolatopsis sp. YIM 10 and contains:
- a CDS encoding aromatic acid/H+ symport family MFS transporter; the protein is MSTETSSTETSAGAAARHRGWVVPLAWTAVLLDGFDLVVLGTVLPVLLRDHVWDITPASAAAVSTAGLVGMTLGALAIGTVTDVIGRRKALIFAVSLFSACTLLCALAPSMWVFGLLRFVAGLGLGGCLPTAIALVTEHARQGRAGSATTTLMTGYHVGAMLTALLGIWLIPLLGWRSMFVAGALPALALVPLMVRFLPESAAFERARPGETVAGLFRGGVLRATLAFWATSFMGLLLVYGLNTWLPEIMRQAGYPLGAALGLLLTLNLGGVVGLVVAGRVADRMGVRGSAIGWFAGAAVFLALLSVKLPGPVLYVAVFLTGGFVFSAQVLVYAYVGRTYGDAFRATGLGWAAGIGRLGAISGPLVGGALLSAGIAYPWGFYAFAAVGLLGAVAISAASTSRASQSVP
- a CDS encoding flavodoxin family protein, translating into MTALRALALTCSLKPSPASSSTELIATQVLDELRGHGVEGESVRVVDHNVRPGVEKDMGDGDEWPSLRAKVLAADILVLATPTWVGHMSSVAQRVLERLDAELSETDDQGRPLMFGKVAVTAVVGNEDGAHKITADLFQALNDTGFTVPAQGGTYWNGEAMTPGDYNDLKETPKAVASTNATLARNAVHLATQLRGDPYPAS
- a CDS encoding SDR family oxidoreductase — translated: MTKEHNQPPQGQRPPGSTGDMRPEPRDEMADYQGRELLAGRRALITGGDSGIGRAVAVAFAKEGADVAIAYLEEDEDAKHTAELVRAQGRRCELFPGDLAEAAHCARVVERTVEALGGLDILVNNVATQWPVGSPEELTEEQWMRTFDVNIHSYFRVTAAALPHLGEGDVIINSGSVNGLRGNKSLIDYSATKGAVHAWTYSMAQALADKGIRINCVAPGPVWTPLIPSTFDEEKVAEFGQQVPYQRAAQPDEIAPSYVFFASNRLSSYYTGEVLAPLGGETTPG